The Streptomyces sp. NBC_00670 genome window below encodes:
- a CDS encoding substrate-binding domain-containing protein, which produces MRRAAFAVAAGAMAVSLAACGSAKESKDSDSSDSSSAAKKGDNITVGLLLPENKTARYEKFDKPLIEKKIKELTNNKAKVLYNNARQDANLQSQQVDTMITNKVDVLIVDAVDSKAIKNSIQKAVDNGIKVVAYDRLAEGPISGYTSFDNEQVGKAQGEALLKGMGDKAKKSSKIVMINGSVTDPNAAQFKKGAHSALDGKVTIAKEYDTKEWSPDNANSEMEAAISAVGAKNIAGVYSANDGMAGGAITALKAAGIKVPVTGQDAELAGVQRILTGDQYMSVYKSYPQEANVVAELAVAVAKGESTDSIAKTKVDSDSAKGIPAAIIPVVSLTTENIKDTVIKDGYYTLDEICTAKYKDACNKAGLK; this is translated from the coding sequence ATGCGTCGCGCCGCCTTCGCGGTCGCCGCCGGTGCCATGGCCGTCTCTCTCGCGGCCTGTGGCAGCGCCAAGGAGTCCAAGGACAGCGACTCCTCCGACTCCTCGTCCGCGGCGAAGAAGGGCGACAACATCACGGTCGGCCTGCTCCTGCCGGAGAACAAGACCGCGCGGTACGAGAAGTTCGACAAGCCCCTGATCGAGAAGAAGATCAAGGAGCTCACGAACAACAAGGCCAAGGTCCTGTACAACAACGCGCGGCAGGACGCGAACCTGCAGTCGCAGCAGGTCGACACGATGATCACCAACAAGGTGGACGTCCTCATCGTCGACGCGGTGGACTCCAAGGCCATCAAGAACTCGATCCAGAAGGCCGTGGACAACGGCATCAAGGTCGTCGCCTACGACCGCCTGGCCGAGGGCCCGATCAGCGGCTACACCTCGTTCGACAACGAGCAGGTCGGCAAGGCCCAGGGCGAGGCCCTGCTGAAGGGCATGGGCGACAAGGCCAAGAAGTCCTCCAAGATCGTCATGATCAACGGCTCGGTCACCGACCCCAACGCCGCGCAGTTCAAGAAGGGCGCGCACTCCGCCCTGGACGGCAAGGTGACCATCGCCAAGGAGTACGACACCAAGGAGTGGTCGCCGGACAACGCCAACTCCGAGATGGAGGCCGCGATCTCCGCCGTCGGCGCGAAGAACATCGCGGGCGTCTACTCCGCCAACGACGGCATGGCCGGCGGTGCCATCACCGCCCTCAAGGCCGCCGGCATCAAGGTCCCGGTCACGGGCCAGGACGCCGAGCTCGCCGGTGTGCAGCGCATCCTCACCGGTGACCAGTACATGAGCGTCTACAAGTCCTACCCGCAGGAGGCCAACGTCGTCGCCGAGCTGGCGGTCGCCGTGGCCAAGGGCGAGAGCACGGACTCCATCGCCAAGACCAAGGTCGACAGCGACAGCGCCAAGGGCATCCCCGCGGCCATCATCCCGGTCGTCTCGCTGACCACCGAGAACATCAAGGACACCGTCATCAAGGACGGCTACTACACGCTCGACGAGATCTGCACGGCCAAGTACAAGGACGCCTGCAACAAGGCCGGCCTCAAGTAA
- a CDS encoding ATP-binding cassette domain-containing protein, translating into MVHVSATPVLALRGVSKRFGAVQALTDVELEVHAGEVVALVGDNGAGKSTLVKTIAGVHPIDDGVIEWDGKAVSIGKPHDAQALGIATVYQDLALCDNIDVVGNLYLGREVKRFGVLDEVEMERRSRELLDTLSIRIPSVRIPIASLSGGQRQVVAIARSMLGEPKLVILDEPTAALGVEQTAQVLDLVERLRERGLAVVLISHNMADVKAVADKVAVLRLGRNNGVFEVKSTSQEEIISAITGATDNAVTRRAARSNGEVTK; encoded by the coding sequence ATGGTTCACGTGTCCGCTACGCCCGTGCTGGCGTTGCGCGGGGTCTCCAAGCGGTTCGGTGCCGTCCAGGCGCTCACCGACGTAGAGCTTGAGGTCCACGCCGGTGAGGTGGTCGCCCTGGTGGGCGACAACGGCGCCGGAAAGTCCACGCTGGTCAAGACGATCGCCGGCGTGCACCCCATCGACGACGGTGTCATCGAGTGGGACGGCAAGGCCGTGTCGATCGGCAAACCGCACGACGCCCAGGCGCTGGGCATCGCCACCGTCTACCAGGACCTGGCGCTGTGCGACAACATCGACGTCGTCGGCAACCTCTACCTCGGCCGCGAGGTCAAGAGGTTCGGCGTCCTGGACGAGGTCGAGATGGAGCGGCGCTCCCGGGAGCTGCTGGACACGCTGTCCATCCGCATCCCCAGCGTCCGTATCCCGATCGCCTCCCTCTCCGGCGGTCAGCGCCAGGTCGTGGCGATCGCCCGTTCGATGCTCGGCGAGCCCAAGCTGGTCATCCTCGACGAGCCCACCGCCGCCCTCGGCGTCGAGCAGACCGCGCAGGTCCTCGACCTGGTCGAGCGGCTGCGCGAGCGCGGCCTCGCCGTGGTCCTCATCAGCCACAACATGGCCGACGTCAAGGCCGTCGCCGACAAGGTGGCCGTTCTCCGGCTCGGCCGCAACAACGGTGTCTTCGAGGTCAAGTCGACCTCGCAGGAGGAGATCATCTCCGCCATCACGGGCGCCACCGACAACGCCGTCACCCGTCGTGCGGCCCGCTCGAACGGGGAGGTCACCAAGTGA
- a CDS encoding sugar ABC transporter permease, producing MSIDKTSATVSKDTAEAVENPEAAAGADVAVDPRLLVREQGLAGYIGEFKRKIKGGDLGSIPVVIGLIIICIVFQSLNSNFLSAQNLSDISVTMVGTGMISVGIVFVLLLGEIDLSVGSVSGAASAIAAVLAVNQGWPEWVAVLFAVAAGAAIGAAHGFFFAVLGAPAFAVTLAGLLFWLGFMLKVLGENGTINLDSDGFIGKLTTYFFSDVAAAYGLAIVVVVLFFVSSFLGNRRREAAGVPSRPLSDTVLRTVLLAVISFAAAAMYNQYKGLPLATVIFLAFLVGSDFLLRRTGYGRKVFALGGSVEASRRAGINVTFIRISVFAIAGGFSAIGGLFLASKIASANQSAGTGDLLMNAIAAAVIGGTSLFGGRGRTWNALLGVLVIVSIQYGLQLESIAEPVKYMITAAVLLTTVVIDSVTRKTQKTAGRA from the coding sequence GTGAGCATCGACAAGACGTCCGCGACGGTGTCGAAGGACACCGCCGAAGCGGTCGAGAACCCCGAGGCGGCCGCCGGCGCCGATGTCGCCGTCGACCCCCGCCTCCTCGTCCGCGAGCAGGGCCTGGCCGGTTACATCGGCGAGTTCAAGCGCAAGATCAAGGGCGGTGACCTGGGGTCCATCCCCGTCGTCATCGGCCTGATCATCATCTGCATCGTCTTCCAGAGCCTGAACTCCAACTTCCTGTCCGCGCAGAACCTCAGTGACATCTCCGTCACGATGGTCGGCACGGGCATGATCTCGGTCGGCATCGTCTTCGTGCTGCTGCTCGGCGAGATCGACCTGTCGGTCGGCTCGGTCAGCGGCGCGGCCAGCGCCATCGCGGCCGTCCTCGCGGTCAACCAGGGCTGGCCCGAGTGGGTCGCCGTCCTCTTCGCCGTCGCCGCCGGCGCGGCCATCGGCGCGGCGCACGGCTTCTTCTTCGCGGTGCTCGGCGCCCCCGCCTTCGCCGTCACCCTGGCCGGCCTGCTGTTCTGGCTCGGCTTCATGCTGAAGGTGCTCGGCGAGAACGGCACCATCAACCTCGACAGCGACGGCTTCATCGGCAAGCTGACCACGTACTTCTTCTCGGACGTGGCCGCCGCCTACGGCCTGGCCATCGTCGTGGTCGTGCTGTTCTTCGTCAGCTCCTTCCTGGGCAACCGCCGCCGCGAGGCCGCGGGCGTTCCGTCCCGGCCGCTCAGCGACACCGTGCTGCGCACGGTCCTGCTCGCCGTGATCTCGTTCGCCGCGGCCGCGATGTACAACCAGTACAAGGGCCTGCCCCTGGCCACGGTGATCTTCCTGGCCTTCCTGGTGGGCAGCGACTTCCTGCTGCGCCGCACCGGCTACGGCCGCAAGGTGTTCGCGCTCGGCGGCAGCGTCGAGGCCTCCCGGCGTGCGGGCATCAACGTCACCTTCATCCGGATCTCGGTCTTCGCGATCGCCGGCGGGTTCTCCGCGATCGGCGGCCTCTTCCTGGCCTCCAAGATCGCCTCCGCCAACCAGAGCGCCGGTACCGGTGACCTGCTGATGAACGCGATCGCCGCGGCCGTCATCGGCGGCACGTCCCTCTTCGGCGGCCGCGGCCGCACGTGGAACGCGCTGCTCGGTGTGCTGGTGATCGTCTCGATCCAGTACGGCCTGCAGTTGGAGTCCATCGCGGAGCCGGTGAAGTACATGATCACGGCGGCG